Proteins encoded in a region of the Rutidosis leptorrhynchoides isolate AG116_Rl617_1_P2 chromosome 9, CSIRO_AGI_Rlap_v1, whole genome shotgun sequence genome:
- the LOC139866870 gene encoding tubulin alpha chain-like isoform X2 produces MRECISVHIGQAGIQVGNACWELYCLEHGISPDGQMPSDKTVGGGDDAFNTFFSETGAGKHVPRAIFVDLEPTVIDEVRTGTYRQLFHPEQLISGKEDAANNFARGHYTIGKEIVDLCLDRIRKLADNCTGLQGFLVFNAVGGGTGSGLGSLLLERLSVDYGKKSKLGFTVYPSPQVSTSVVEPYNSVLSTHSLLEHTDVSVLLDNEAIYDICRRSLDIERPTYTNLNRLVSQVISSLTTSLRFDGALNVDVTEFQTNLVPYPRIHFMLSSYAPVISAEKAYHEQLSVAEITNTAFEPSSMMAKCDPRHGKYMACCLMYRGDVAPKDVNAAVGTIKTKRTIQFVDWCPTGFKCGINYQSPTVVPGGDLAKVQRAVCMISNSTSVAEVKVNFLKLVRIWLLWKRIMKKLVLNQVRVKMMMKRSTEWMDDAHCFNVTVVLFLLVFVVSCILVPV; encoded by the exons ATGAGAGAATGCATTTCTGTTCACATCGGTCAGGCCGGTATTCAAGTCGGTAATGCCTGTTGGGAACTCTACTGTCTCGAGCACGGCATTTCG CCTGATGGTCAGATGCCAAGTGACAAGACTGTTGGAGGAGGTGATGATGCCTTCAACACTTTCTTCAGTGAAACAGGTGCTGGAAAGCACGTTCCTCGTGCTATTTTTGTAGATCTGGAGCCTACTGTTATTGATGAAGTAAGGACCGGGACGTATCGTCAGCTATTTCACCCTGAGCAACTTATCAGTGGGAAAGAAGATGCTGCTAACAACTTTGCTCGTGGTCACTACACCA TTGGAAAAGAGATTGTTGACCTGTGCCTTGACCGTATCCGAAAGCTTGCTGATAACTGCACTGGTCTTCAGGGTTTCTTGGTGTTTAACGCTGTGGGTGGAGGAACCGGTTCTGGTCTTGGTTCTCTTTTGTTGGAGCGTTTGTCTGTTGACTATGGAAAAAAGTCAAAGCTGGGATTCACTGTTTACCCTTCACCTCAAGTTTCAACCTCAGTTGTAGAGCCATACAACAGTGTGCTTTCCACTCATTCTCTTTTGGAGCATACAGATGTCTCTGTGCTGCTCGATAATGAGGCCATCTATGATATTTGCAGACGTTCTCTTGATATCGAGCGTCCCACCTACACTAATCTCAACCGTTTGGTTTCTCAG GTGATTTCTTCTTTAACCACCTCGCTTAGGTTTGATGGAGCCTTGAATGTGGACGTTACTGAGTTTCAAACAAATCTTGTGCCTTACCCGAGGATCCACTTCATGCTTTCGTCTTACGCCCCTGTTATCTCAGCTGAGAAAGCATATCATGAGCAACTGTCGGTTGCTGAGATCACCAACACTGCATTTGAGCCATCATCTATGATGGCTAAGTGTGATCCACGACATGGTAAGTACATGGCTTGTTGTCTGATGTACAGGGGAGATGTTGCACCAAAGGATGTGAATGCAGCTGTGGGGACCATCAAGACCAAACGCACCATTCAGTTTGTGGACTGGTGTCCAACTGGGTTCAAATGTGGTATTAACTATCAGTCCCCAACTGTGGTTCCTGGTGGTGATCTAGCCAAGGTGCAGAGGGCTGTGTGCATGATTTCGAACTCCACAAGTGTTGCTGAGGT GAAGGTGAATTTTCTGAAGCTCGTGAGGATTTGGCTGCTTTGGAAAAGGATTATGAAGAAGTTGGTCTTGAATCAGGTGagggtgaagatgatgatgaagaggagTACTGAGTGGATGGATGATGCTCATTGTTTCAATGTTACTGTTGTGTTGTTTCTTTTAGTATTTGTTGTTTCATGCATCTTAGTTCCTGTATGA
- the LOC139866870 gene encoding tubulin alpha-4 chain-like isoform X1 — MRECISVHIGQAGIQVGNACWELYCLEHGISPDGQMPSDKTVGGGDDAFNTFFSETGAGKHVPRAIFVDLEPTVIDEVRTGTYRQLFHPEQLISGKEDAANNFARGHYTIGKEIVDLCLDRIRKLADNCTGLQGFLVFNAVGGGTGSGLGSLLLERLSVDYGKKSKLGFTVYPSPQVSTSVVEPYNSVLSTHSLLEHTDVSVLLDNEAIYDICRRSLDIERPTYTNLNRLVSQVISSLTTSLRFDGALNVDVTEFQTNLVPYPRIHFMLSSYAPVISAEKAYHEQLSVAEITNTAFEPSSMMAKCDPRHGKYMACCLMYRGDVAPKDVNAAVGTIKTKRTIQFVDWCPTGFKCGINYQSPTVVPGGDLAKVQRAVCMISNSTSVAEVFSRIDHKFDLMYAKRAFVHWYVGEGMEEGEFSEAREDLAALEKDYEEVGLESGEGEDDDEEEY; from the exons ATGAGAGAATGCATTTCTGTTCACATCGGTCAGGCCGGTATTCAAGTCGGTAATGCCTGTTGGGAACTCTACTGTCTCGAGCACGGCATTTCG CCTGATGGTCAGATGCCAAGTGACAAGACTGTTGGAGGAGGTGATGATGCCTTCAACACTTTCTTCAGTGAAACAGGTGCTGGAAAGCACGTTCCTCGTGCTATTTTTGTAGATCTGGAGCCTACTGTTATTGATGAAGTAAGGACCGGGACGTATCGTCAGCTATTTCACCCTGAGCAACTTATCAGTGGGAAAGAAGATGCTGCTAACAACTTTGCTCGTGGTCACTACACCA TTGGAAAAGAGATTGTTGACCTGTGCCTTGACCGTATCCGAAAGCTTGCTGATAACTGCACTGGTCTTCAGGGTTTCTTGGTGTTTAACGCTGTGGGTGGAGGAACCGGTTCTGGTCTTGGTTCTCTTTTGTTGGAGCGTTTGTCTGTTGACTATGGAAAAAAGTCAAAGCTGGGATTCACTGTTTACCCTTCACCTCAAGTTTCAACCTCAGTTGTAGAGCCATACAACAGTGTGCTTTCCACTCATTCTCTTTTGGAGCATACAGATGTCTCTGTGCTGCTCGATAATGAGGCCATCTATGATATTTGCAGACGTTCTCTTGATATCGAGCGTCCCACCTACACTAATCTCAACCGTTTGGTTTCTCAG GTGATTTCTTCTTTAACCACCTCGCTTAGGTTTGATGGAGCCTTGAATGTGGACGTTACTGAGTTTCAAACAAATCTTGTGCCTTACCCGAGGATCCACTTCATGCTTTCGTCTTACGCCCCTGTTATCTCAGCTGAGAAAGCATATCATGAGCAACTGTCGGTTGCTGAGATCACCAACACTGCATTTGAGCCATCATCTATGATGGCTAAGTGTGATCCACGACATGGTAAGTACATGGCTTGTTGTCTGATGTACAGGGGAGATGTTGCACCAAAGGATGTGAATGCAGCTGTGGGGACCATCAAGACCAAACGCACCATTCAGTTTGTGGACTGGTGTCCAACTGGGTTCAAATGTGGTATTAACTATCAGTCCCCAACTGTGGTTCCTGGTGGTGATCTAGCCAAGGTGCAGAGGGCTGTGTGCATGATTTCGAACTCCACAAGTGTTGCTGAGGTGTTTTCTCGAATTGATCATAAGTTTGATTTGATGTATGCGAAAAGGGCTTTTGTTCATTGGTATGTGGGTGAGGGTATGGAGGAAGGTGAATTTTCTGAAGCTCGTGAGGATTTGGCTGCTTTGGAAAAGGATTATGAAGAAGTTGGTCTTGAATCAGGTGagggtgaagatgatgatgaagaggagTACTGA